One part of the Mytilus trossulus isolate FHL-02 chromosome 11, PNRI_Mtr1.1.1.hap1, whole genome shotgun sequence genome encodes these proteins:
- the LOC134689667 gene encoding L-xylulose reductase-like, with protein MSSIRTTIPQPEVVVYCMAKVAIDMLTKCLAKELGLHGVRVNAINPGFIDDTNILRNSSRKFTDEDQKKFANKYANLAHLKRAGKLSDVVSLLLFLASDEASYITGSINNVDGGYHLYP; from the exons ATGTCAAGTATCAGAACCACGATACCG CAACCGGAAGTAGTAGTTTACTGCATGGCAAAAGTAGCTATTGATATGCTTACAAAATGTCTAGCCaaag AATTAGGTCTTCACGGTGTAAGAGTGAATGCCATCAA TCCTGGCTTCATTGATGATACCAATATTCTTCGTAATAGTTCTAGGAAGTTTACAGATGAAGACCAAAAGAAG tttGCAAACAAGTATGCAAATCTGGCACACCTAAAGAGGGCCGGAAAactatcagatgttgtttcccTCTTGCTCTTCTTGGCATCAGATGAAGCATCGTACATTACCGGAAGTATCAACAATGTCGATGGTGGATATCATTTATATCCTTGA